Below is a window of Prosthecochloris sp. GSB1 DNA.
TTGTTGACGGATACGGCCGGGGCGAAAATGCATCCGGAGGCTCAAGCGAACCTTTCTTTTCAGGAGCAGGTGTCGCTGCGGATTTTCTTCCGCTGTCGCCAACGCCGAAATTGCTTTGCTTTTGAGCTTACTTGTCTTAGTCTTCTGTTATGGTCGATTGTCCTATCGACCGAGCGAGAGAGGTCTTTCCCGAAATCCTGATGTCACGGTGAAGAGCATCAAAAGCGTGGACGATATGGGCCGTTATCAGGCAGTGACGCTGGTTTCCTTTTTTGTTTTCATGGGCTTCGTGCCCGGTAATCAGTTGCATGCAAGATGCCCGGATAGAGCTGCGGTGATTCGGGACAGTGCCTCGGCAGGTATTGCTGAAGGCGTGACGGCCGACTCCCTGGTGATAGACAAGGGCGATCGGACCATGTGCCTCTACAGCGGCGGGGCCGTCGTGAAGCGCTACGCGATAGCGCTCGGCTTCGAACCGGTCGGTCCGAAACGGCGGCAGGGAGACGGGCGGACGCCCGAGGGGCGATACACCATCAGCGGAAGGAACCCGGAAAGCATCTACCACCTGTCACTCAGGATCTCCTATCCCGACGCGGAAGACAGGCACCGTGCGAGAAAAGTCGGGCTGAATCCCGGCGGCGACATTTTCATCCATGGCTGGCCGGACAGCGTCGCGGAAAAGAACGCCTCTCCCCCAACCGGCGACTGGACACGGGGTTGTATCGCAGTGACGGATGCCGAGATCGAGGAGCTGTGGCGCGCGGTTTCCGTAGGTACGCC
It encodes the following:
- a CDS encoding L,D-transpeptidase family protein; the protein is MKSIKSVDDMGRYQAVTLVSFFVFMGFVPGNQLHARCPDRAAVIRDSASAGIAEGVTADSLVIDKGDRTMCLYSGGAVVKRYAIALGFEPVGPKRRQGDGRTPEGRYTISGRNPESIYHLSLRISYPDAEDRHRARKVGLNPGGDIFIHGWPDSVAEKNASPPTGDWTRGCIAVTDAEIEELWRAVSVGTPVVILP